The Methanofervidicoccus sp. A16 genome has a segment encoding these proteins:
- a CDS encoding DUF5814 domain-containing protein — MIIMRKLKKKKQKQELEILDIKNNVKYHCLLREVGKRIDLYRCREEKEGNIKPIQPSKVVDILRNCDKVLLSKEDSLKLEEFLKSKNIKYELVELCPYCLIKGRYTILEEDRYLHYDRYICLDCAVEEVKEEVNIGKRFIETLLKRFRDVNKVLNLLTSKNPVGNPELTRYDVLTGGEEDSIRNYKVEELDIPDELKKIIKKRGIKELLPVQTLTVKGGLLKGRDLLVTSATSSGKTLIGELAGIKNILEGKGKFLYLVPLVALANQKYLEFRERYREIGLSVSLRVGTGRLYEGRCEDVNTDLDSDIIVGTYEGIDYLIRSGRLKGIGTVVIDEVHSLNMEERGARLDGLIGRLRFLKRMGEDMQMIYLSATVGNPRELSKRLGAHLITYSGRPVPLERHILFAKNEYQKLNTIREIVKREFNVRSKYGYRGQSLIFTYSRKRAEYISRFLNSKGIKSEYYHGGMEYRRRRVVEEKFINQEVMCVVTTAALAAGVDFPASTVILESLAMGGDWLTPSEFQQICGRAGRKGMHDMGKVYMLIEIGRRYHAKMERSEDEVAFQLLSSEPEDVGVIYEEKEEMEQILASLCAIEKYGRYYDSIKRYRKRELLSKVPLMGSNYSLDYILNKLKEYGMVEERGDITVTKYGYFTGISFLYPEDAEVIRKNLDLPILDLISLVNPFEGVYIPMGLKNRISKVINVNIPTKFIDAFEIIKENMDKITDRNLRDRVLPWIMEFEGMIEEDIVRYFSKYIVNLRTSGKTPLQISKHIYNTLNLQTYPGDIYNYLENTIKVLDAIERIGSIYNRKVSKDAEYYKRKISNPYESKKYKKQ; from the coding sequence TTGATAATAATGAGGAAGTTGAAAAAGAAGAAACAGAAACAAGAATTGGAGATCCTCGATATTAAAAATAACGTTAAATACCACTGTCTCCTTAGGGAGGTAGGTAAGAGGATAGATCTGTACAGATGTAGGGAAGAAAAGGAAGGAAATATAAAACCTATACAGCCCTCCAAGGTAGTGGATATCCTGAGGAACTGTGATAAGGTACTTCTAAGTAAGGAGGACTCCCTAAAGTTGGAGGAGTTTCTAAAAAGTAAAAATATAAAGTATGAACTTGTGGAGTTATGTCCTTACTGTCTAATAAAGGGAAGATACACCATACTAGAGGAGGATAGGTATCTCCACTATGATAGATATATATGTCTAGATTGTGCAGTTGAGGAGGTTAAAGAGGAGGTAAATATTGGGAAGAGGTTCATAGAGACGTTACTTAAGAGATTTAGGGACGTAAATAAGGTTTTAAATCTATTAACATCTAAGAACCCTGTAGGTAACCCTGAATTAACGAGATACGATGTTTTAACTGGAGGTGAAGAAGATAGTATTAGAAACTACAAAGTTGAGGAGTTGGATATCCCAGATGAATTAAAAAAGATAATAAAAAAGAGAGGTATAAAGGAACTACTACCTGTACAAACACTTACAGTTAAGGGAGGACTGTTGAAAGGTAGGGATCTCTTAGTAACCTCTGCTACCTCCTCTGGGAAGACACTTATAGGGGAGTTGGCAGGTATAAAGAACATACTTGAGGGTAAGGGGAAGTTCCTATACCTGGTGCCCTTAGTAGCCCTGGCAAATCAGAAGTATTTAGAGTTCAGGGAGCGCTACAGGGAAATAGGATTAAGTGTAAGTTTAAGAGTAGGTACTGGGAGGTTATACGAGGGGAGATGTGAGGATGTAAATACTGACTTAGATAGCGATATCATCGTTGGAACCTACGAGGGTATAGACTACCTTATAAGATCAGGTAGGTTAAAAGGTATTGGAACTGTTGTAATAGACGAGGTCCACTCTTTGAATATGGAGGAGAGGGGAGCCCGCTTAGATGGGCTTATAGGTAGGTTGAGGTTTCTCAAGAGGATGGGGGAGGATATGCAGATGATATACCTCTCTGCCACTGTAGGGAATCCGAGGGAACTCTCTAAACGCTTAGGTGCCCATCTTATAACCTACAGTGGCCGTCCAGTGCCCTTGGAGAGGCATATCCTATTTGCTAAAAACGAGTATCAAAAACTTAATACGATCAGGGAGATAGTAAAGAGGGAGTTTAACGTAAGATCTAAGTACGGTTATAGGGGGCAGAGTTTGATATTCACATACTCCAGGAAGAGGGCGGAATACATTTCAAGGTTTCTAAACTCTAAGGGTATAAAGTCCGAGTACTACCATGGAGGTATGGAGTACAGGAGGAGGAGGGTTGTAGAGGAGAAGTTCATAAATCAGGAGGTTATGTGTGTAGTTACAACTGCCGCCCTTGCGGCAGGGGTAGATTTTCCTGCGTCAACTGTCATCTTGGAGAGTTTAGCCATGGGGGGCGATTGGCTCACACCTTCAGAGTTCCAGCAGATATGTGGGAGGGCAGGTAGGAAGGGGATGCACGACATGGGAAAGGTGTATATGTTGATAGAGATAGGTAGGAGGTATCATGCAAAGATGGAGAGGAGTGAGGACGAGGTAGCATTCCAACTGTTAAGTTCTGAACCTGAGGATGTAGGTGTAATTTACGAGGAGAAGGAGGAGATGGAGCAGATATTAGCAAGTTTATGTGCCATCGAGAAATATGGAAGGTATTACGATAGTATTAAAAGGTATAGAAAGAGGGAACTACTGTCTAAGGTTCCCTTGATGGGAAGTAATTACAGTTTAGACTATATACTCAATAAACTTAAGGAGTACGGGATGGTGGAGGAGAGGGGAGATATAACTGTCACTAAGTACGGCTACTTTACAGGGATATCTTTCCTATACCCAGAGGATGCAGAGGTTATAAGGAAGAATTTAGATCTCCCAATTTTAGATCTAATATCCTTAGTCAATCCATTTGAGGGGGTATATATCCCAATGGGCCTTAAAAATAGGATAAGTAAGGTTATCAACGTCAATATACCTACGAAATTTATAGACGCCTTCGAGATAATAAAGGAGAACATGGATAAGATAACAGACAGGAACCTGAGAGATAGAGTACTGCCCTGGATAATGGAGTTCGAAGGTATGATAGAGGAGGACATTGTCAGGTACTTCTCTAAGTATATAGTTAATTTAAGGACAAGTGGGAAAACACCACTGCAGATATCTAAGCATATATACAATACATTGAACCTCCAGACCTATCCAGGAGATATATATAACTACTTGGAGAATACCATAAAAGTACTTGATGCCATAGAGAGGATAGGATCTATATATAACAGGAAGGTCTCTAAGGACGCAGAATACTATAAGAGAAAAATTTCTAACCCTTACGAGTCTAAAAAATATAAAAAACAATAA